AGTACTTTATTTGTTCTTTCCCTGTTAGTCAGGTACAAGTTCTCATTTTATTTCCCTCTTTCACTCCCTCTCTTTCTCTTGCTTTCTTTCTTTCCAGAGAATAAAATTAGACCACATTGTTATCGGCATTTCTCATTAACATTCATGACATTAAACCTTTTActtcaaataaaacaatgagTTTAAAAGGCTTTCAGTATCAAACTAAActgaatatctttaaaatgctTTTACTGATATTGATATGACTAGAAAATCACACATATCGTAAATAAGTTTTGTTAGCTACGTCAGCTACGtaaacaaaaagtaaaaaaatcacCCAGGCAACGATGGAGAAAAGCGTTCCAAGTCCACTTAGAAGAATTGAGTACGGAAAATTTACGATTGAGGCAAATATATTGTTGATCAGAGCAGctgataaaatcaaaacacactGAAGAGTGGCTACAAGACACAGAGAAATTTGTTTGAGGTCATAAAAATTCACTATTTGATCTTTTTACTCATTAAAACTGAAAGACTACGACTAAAATCTACCAACCGTTTATTTGATTGTCCGATTGTGTTGGGTTTAATAAACTACGTTGTATTTCTGATAAATCTAGATTTTAACCTGTACACGCTCAGGTTGAGTAAGAAGAACAAAATTAGAAACGGAAGATCAATACACCATTAAAGTGTTGTATAATAATTATGTCTTTCCaccttatgttttttattcttcatattattgttatacccgcactttctaaataaagttcgggtatattgttgttacctgTTCCGTCCTTCCGTctgtttgtccgtccgtccgtccatccgtATGTCCGCCCAccctctgtccgtccgtctgtcacgttttactttctcaaactgctcttacaatttataaaccagcaaactgaactcttggagtttgattcggggtatcatttagttttgtaaaaaggtttcaaaatttCTCTGGTAGTCCTTGGGGAtaataataattggtaaaaattgacttttttttttttttttttttttttacaaaaaaaacccaccttcCTCGAACCCCCCCTACATATTCAcaatagacaaatcatcttttggtaTATGTTTTGGGGTATCATATAAATGCGCAATAAGGTAtcggaaatttcaaatttgccCTGGGGGTCAATTGGTGGctgaaaaatgaagtttttttgtttgttttctttttacaaaaaaactgctttcaaaaacgtcattttttttcagtagccaaatgatcttctagaatatgattgggcgTGTCATGTTGAAGTGTGATCAgatttcagaattatttttaacaCAGGGATCAGTGGACAACAAAAAACGAAAAcgacaaacaaaattttttttcgcaAAAAGTATGGTTTCcataactcctcttacaacttttgaaGAAGCTATGTCATCTCTTGGGTTATGATttgggctgtcctatagatgtgcaatgagatttaaaaaaatataatttcatccagagagtcaaaaagtagcataATATTGACGTTTATTAAACCAAGATCatagaactcctcttatgatttaatgtatAGACACATAttatatcttgggatatgatagggactgtccttaagatgtgcaataaggttttaaaaatttagatttcATCTAGGGAGTCAAATAATAgcaaaaattgacgtttatcactcctAAAAAAACTATAgtttgtcccaagttattgcttccatcaatttttgatgatttttaataaaaatacacatacctgtgaaagaaatacaattgaaatcgatgaaagggaatatatccaagatatcttcattgaacaattattccttttcactcataaaatttcacaggaacgaaaacaattttcttacggagatttgtaatgggaaatgtttacttattttctccattcggaatacactcggaatacatcgcgcaattttttaactttatcatccgggctttttAATGACTGATGATATGcaaaaatctccgtagactttcaatttttagatgtgtattgaaacctgaagcggtagagggggcgtttaaaaacagataatctggacatttttcatattagtggatgaacgtagtttgagaacaaaggtatttacaattattgaaatatcaagcaaaaagtggtggaagcaaaaactcgggacagagtatagattccagaactcctcttatgatttaatgaatagaTACATCATATCTTGAGCTATGATAGGGACTGTCCTACAGATGTGCaataagattttgaaaattttaattaaatcctGGTAGACAAATAGTagcataaaataaacatttatcccATGCGcgcgcgggtatgataaggcaactctcagcgatcaaattcctctgatcaatatgacgtcacaataagcagcatgatgtcatattttactcagaaacttgtcgatttaactttatctctaaagtttaaattataaaaactacaggcataaaatatcactagaaactcttctaactgaatataccttcgatttctctctattacgtataatAATCATTGATTACGTCAaaagcatgtttaatagagaagatcatgtcgggagaccaatcatcggaatgcagtgtaaacaatgccgaaataagacttattcaatacagatacctaagatttagatgagtgtcagttaggatataatcaggataatacaggcatgaatattttgtttattcagcGAGTtttataaggtaagcagatcgacatttatatgacttgaccagcctttcctctgtcaatgtgtacaaaaaaggcaaaaatgTAACACTACCcgaatattatgaaagatgactttggtaaatatcaacggtatatgacctaaaccACTTAAacagtgctgctagaatcctgtgcttgttgttttaaacgaaaaatacgtagtattttcaataaaattatagaagctgagagggtttccgataaatatttacaatatgtattttatgcgattaacaataggattctagcagtaatacaaatgaacatgaactaattgccgatcgaattattgtagcaaacatacaaatgaacttcggggtagtgttccactttttgaattttgttaAGGTATAAAAgggatctatttttaactgtcacgtgataccgttgtacggcagcttcaaagatcgagtcgattccgaagtaaaaaaataaaatcttggtGAACTcattcacttggtattaatattcagcactgttttcataaaaataaacagtttttaaattaatcataattttgacggtcattaaactcggaATTGCCTTAACCTACCACTGTATTAATATCGTTATAattacattgtattgtgttctgtagaatttttttttattcttgatTCAAGAGTCTTTTGTAAAGCTTAAAGAAACACAATGACGCACAAACCCATGATATTCTAAATATCGACTTTTTACATGatttccaaatattttatatatcatatgaaaagatGAACTTGTGAAAAATTACGATGTTCAAAAGTACCggtaaataaattcaattaaatagggaaaaaataattaagcgTAGCGCcaacacaaaaatattgactTTCCATTCTGCTTCATGACCCTGCAACATGTGAATGTAAATACATGACGTGGCAAATATCTTGGATCGCAGAAAAACTTGATGTCTTCAAGAATTAAATATCTATTACAATGAACAATTTATAGATGCATGTTTCTTACTACGGACATAAAATAACTACAAATTCAAATTCTTTTCTCAGGGTGTTAATCACACTGTAACTTATTTTTGACGAAATTGTAAACTGAAAGGTGATGACTTACAATAGGTGAAAGcttctttaaaatgaaatgttatgttTCTTCTCATTTCCGTTGTTATGATTAAAAAGTCAAACATTTGTTGAGTCACCGTGTCACTTTAAAAAGTAACTTTAAAACCGTTAAATATCATAAATTCACTCCATtcacttaaaaaatataaagcagAAGtttacgacttagcaattacaATGTCTTTATCTATTAGGGTTCAAAGGTTTTTAAGGACTTTGTTCTGctgataattgattaataaacgctcatatgaaaaaaaaaaacattcaattctGTTTTGATTACTTAgttaaattacaatatttataatatctaaaataaagcTAAACTAATTTACATTTCTGTCccgaaaacaaaacaaaatcgaGTCCatcaaatttatatacatgtagaagtaTACATAAGcagtaatatttgtattttgttaaaataaatttatgatgTAATTCTTTTAATTGTGTACATGTTcctctttaaattaaaaaaaaaataaaattatgtaaaaatgacacgTGGTGATTTCGAACAATGTTCAAATTCAAAAGTCCatagaaaattacaaaacaaaaaagagcGAACGGACctcttaaaaaaacaaacaacagaGGTACAGTTGTAGGATAAGGTGCCATAAAAGAGTAAATATCCTCTGCTGAACTGTCACGCCCTTTGTCGTAATTgggaaaaacggaaaagtccgaaCACAAGTAGTTGATTAATTGTGGTCgaataataattatgaaaaacgttagtcagcatgcgacccagtgaatgtaatttttgataataaatgatataagCACACTGGAAAACTTTGCGCAACTCGTGTTATTACAAATGTCAATACAAAATTATCAACTGTGTATAGtttgattttattgtataatttgcgagtattttttaaaaaattgcatctAAGGTTGTTTAAGAATTCGGATTTTGTATGtttaaaacatgagaaaaaatcgaataattcttggtacgacttaacaaaatccgaattattttaagtacgacttaataaGAACCTTTTCGATTTCAAAAACGTCTtgacaaaaaaatccgaatgtttttaagtacgacttaacaattatttgtaGTATgagttaattttacatttaattttgtgctATTTTctaaaccaagaacgcggaatcaaaatttccagacaaatcaaattttaaaccccaattTCTCTGTAGTGTATCATCCGaatttaaaacgaatttcaacGTTAGATTAGGtttaaaaagttctttgtttttgctcaatgattaatatcaaaatatcgcttaaaaagttattataaaaagactttgtggaccttttagcccctaatttgaagggccagtcctttttcttttttgatattaaatgaaaggtctcgcaaatataaacatattttgttcatcatGTATTTACAAATTGTTAaacgttctcgagatatctgaacaaatgtGCTTTatgggccgaccctttaactccttatcAGGGccacaaacaacaaaatttatgttgtcatattgttgagaacattcttcttaacatttttgttcgacattgcttttcaaaatatttctcctttttttcaatataaatgataaaagttttgaacttctggccccttgaaaccccttattacgtgtcacatgacttaggtatggtactgtatagataaacagctctataatgaacatttttgcttctataattgataacaaactaTTGTTAAGTAAAGATtaattgtaagaagactttagagcccccttggcccctaatttgaggggcaagaccctttttcttgatatcaagttataggtcttgcaaatataaacatcttttgcataacatattttaacaaaatatgtttacatcaaaagtaatttcagaaaatattctaaaattttgtggaaaaatgtagggctaattttcaggttcggGCGAGCTTtaaggccttgagcaattttcattaATGGTAGCAAGGGGGTATATCTACAAACATTCATCTATAATCcgtaaaaatttcaagcttctgtCTCGATTAGTTTTGGAGGAGATGCGTTGACAAAATGACcgttaaaaatttataaaatcgtcaatatctgaaaccgaaATTGACGTCatcaatcaaaaattttatcatatgtaGCGCCGGTGATGTTCTATAggtcctgaaaatttcgtggaaatcgATTGAATAGccaccaaaaaagaaaaaagaaagaggaagaataataactagagcaaagctcgttgcaaagcaacgagtgggtcttccgataatgtcgaaagtaaagctcaaactttctctaagaagcagagttcttaaaccaataaacataagtaaataaaacaaaaagaaaaaaatcgaattatttttggtacgagttcacaaaatcaaaatgattctAGGTACGAATTAGCAAtaacattatcaatttcaagAGCAACTAGGCAAATACAAATccaaatgtgtttaagtacgatttaacaattatcgaattattttaggtacgagttaattaaACTCTGaacataacactattttctttaccaagaatgtggaatcaaaatatccagaaaagtcaatttttaaacacctatttctctgtaatgcatcggtcgattttaaaacggattttagtttttcattaaacttaataagcttttatttttgcttttatgattaataacaaacTATTGCTCTAAAAAAGGTTACTATAAAAAGACTTTGTAGCCttcctggcccctaatttgaggggtcagccccttttcttgatatcaaattaaaggtcttgcaaatatgaacatattttgttcaacaagtgttcacgaattgttaaccgtGATAGAGATATcggaacaactgtgttttaggggccgacccttcaactccttactggggccaccaacaaaaatgttttaggtATCACATtgtaaacaacattattttcagcaacttttgtaatacaatgtttttcaaaatatttctccttctTAAGATAATATTGATCAATGTTTTGGacatctggccccttgaaacccctaattatgtaacgtGTGACTTTAGTATGGTCcagtatagatgaacagctgtacaatgaacatttttgcttctataattaatgacaaattattgctcagtaaagagttaatattaaaagactttagagccctcctggcccctaattaaaggggccagcccctttttattaaCATAAAACAAAAGCTCGTGTAAATCTTAACAACTTTTgctttacatgttttaacaaattatctacaggttaaaagatattttgcaaaacatgttaacattttgccaaaaatttcGGTGCCAATTTTTGACCTCGGGCGAGCTTCAGCGCCGTGCGCATTTTCCACAATGTCAAATACAGACGATCATCTACAGACATCCATCTAcatatccctgaaagtttcacgtttCTATACCCTTTAGTTTCGGAGcagttacgtggacaaaatagtccttaaaaattcacaaaatcttcaaaatctcaaaccggaagtgacatcaTCAGCTCAACATCTTATAGTCGCAAGCACGTTTTATGTTCTATCAGTcctgtaaatttaatgaaaatcgaCCTAACAGTTGTTGAGTTATAGCTCTCGAAAAATGTCAgaggaaaaatataaaataataataaaaagaaaccgtagaataacaagagggtcttccgttggaaacggaagaccctaataatgaaaaagaatccgaagatAAACAAGAGGGTcctccgttgaaaacggaagaccctaattagaACTAAAAGTAAAGCAAACGTATGAAATTTAACAACggtctgttgttgttttttttttacatttaaagatatatcttgaaaatttCGATCCcttattaaaatgaaactagattttcaaataaaatgacataatgaaaaaatgacaataagaaactgtcaaccatctcaaaaatccatttaaagatatatcttgaaaatttCGATCCcttattaaaatgaaactagattttcaaataaaatgacataatgaaaaaatgacaataagaaactgtcaaccatctcaaaaatccataaaacgaaatacaaattcaagcAGAGCAACACCGACCTCCAAGATAGAGGCAGGGTCatgtgccatggaggagtgagcatcctctgcctACCGGTCACAACCGCCATGttctctttgtcgtaatcgggaaaataAGACCGCAAAAGTCCGTTGACAATTAGGtaattaattatggtctaacaattagtatgaaaaacgtgaGTCAGCATGCGAGCCAGTGGAAGACTGTGTTTGATGACAAGGTctttgtatcgaccatagaactttcgaaaagatgactttaaacaagactgttgatagttctgttttatcaacttgtttgtaaATAGTTGCCTTGTCTTAGAAACTGTTTACACGAAGAGCATGAAGATTGTGTTTgatgacaaggtcgttgtatcgaccatagaacttccGTATCAagttaactgagagacaaaaacaccatatgcaggtgatgaaggtgttttgctacataagtaaggaaagttgactatagaaaaattgaagtcagcACGTTaatcattaagttttgttgttaggttaccatcaatgtccatttccattaaaatatcaaaatatgaaaccGATGACGCAGACTCTTTAATATCCTTTATTTCAAGTTAACTGGGATATATCaagtcgacgtaagtatggaaataacaataataataaaaatattcgcCTTTTAGACAGTTATATAATCTCGACAGCCTAGTGCAGTTTAACTTTTAATAAGTTTTCTATTTGGTCCTGCATAGAATGTTTAACTATGACCACTTGTGTCATTTGATTTTTATCCATTCATATCTACCTCCAAAAACGTAATTAATTTTTGATCTACATGTAtccattttcttaaaaaagagCATGCTATTAAGATATAGGAAATTGTCAGATATGGAAGTTTTTCTtcaaagaatacatgtacatgtagcttacaCTAATGGCTTTGAAAACCCCTGTTcgtataaaaatgtttttctttgtatttccTATACACGTAGGTCAATATTGTTACAAACGTGAAAAATTACTTAGTAAACATTGACACATATCAAGATAAGTTCACGCTGATAAACCACTTATTTTATTCCATGATCGTGtattgtaatttgtaaaaaaaatatgtataagtGGAAGATGAGAGCGGGAAATCTGCAATGTTCTGTGTCATGTAACCTGTCTGAGTTAAAGCGCTTAATAACACATGATTAGCACGTGCATATAATGAAATGTGCACCtatattttgacttttttgCCTGGTGTAATGGTGCATAGAATAGCATCGGCCCAATGACGTGCATATTGACTCTATTTATCAGAGAGTCAATTAGTCAATATCTAAGTCATGCAAATTGCGATCGATGATATCATTTGCTGTCAACCAATGGTTTTATCCCTGAtaaattcagagagagagagagagagagagagagagagagagagagagagagagagagagagagagagagagagggttgaTTTTTTAGGAGGTTGAACTAGTCCGGTCCTTTAACACTTTTAACTTTTATAAGGATGTATTGTCCAGGTTGGTTATtcatatgcattattttatagaattgtgttttatttgatacatataaagaaatgatacagttatgaatatattttaatacatgtatacaaatacCAGCAACGGGTAAAGAAAAGACACCCATGCATGGTCCTGGTTttagatatgaaaaaatattaaacatttatttaaattctgaatttgaaaaataaaaaatatgagagCAATACGGTTTAATTCGTATGTCTGTGACAAATGATGTTCCGAATTTTAAGCTCTTTCCTTTTATGTTTGGTATTCTTAGAACTGtgaaatcaaagttttaaatttctgtttctGAGAGAAAGTCATAAGTGGCATTTAAACAACACATTTCATACTTGTTAAGCATTACAGAGCATTTGAATcttaaaaagtgtgtgtgttttatatatatatatatatatatatatatatatatatatatatatatatatatatatatatatatatatatatatatatatatataaacacacacacaagtACACGCGTGTCTGTCACCACATTGTTCCCAACCTCATTACCGTGACTGCAGATTGTCAAGAACGACTGTGTACAGTAGCCATAATTATATAGTCAGTGACCGAGTATTCAGACCTTAGGaagtgtgtgtgtatatacaagtacactTGTGTCTGTCACCTCATTGTTCCCAACCTCGCTACCGTATCAAGAACAACTGTGGACAGTAGCCATAATTATATAATCAGTGACCACACATTCAAATCTGAGGAAGTGtgtgtatatgcatgtacacgCGTGTCTGTGATCTCATTTTTAATAGCTCGCTACCgtgcactgcaaattgtcaagagGAGCTGTGTACAGGTGCTATTATATAACCAATGGCCGAGTGCAAAAAATAATGTCAACATCCTCTCCTTTGAAAACTGTAACTACAATAAATTCTTTGATCAATTGATATGGTGTAAAATCAAACATtagttgattaaaattaatatgataGCTTTaagttaatttgaaaaataagaaaaattaggaATGAAATAAGGATTGCATGTTAACTTATTAGGAATTAATTCCTGGGGTAACTTTAAGTAACTTTTGAAAAGATAGATTTAAGAAActattaaattaatgtttatgaGAGTAAActatcagttaaaattcaaatcaagGATCCAATAAGCCGctcagaaacataaatattttaaaacttattaattctaaatccatgcaaactctctctctctctctctatctctctctcactctatctctctctctatctctctatctctatctctctctttctgacCAGGGCCGCAGATTTCTGTTCACTGCTCCCACTTCGCAGTAAGAGGgagttgaacattttttttttagaaactaTTAGATTAATATTTATGAGACTATATcatcagttaaaattcaattcaaggATCCAATAAGCCGCTCAGAAAcatacatctatttaaaaaaaaaatactaaaattatTTCTTAGGCAAACTTAAAAGCTATTGAAGATCTATTTTGCTTTCACAGGAAATTGATAAAGGTACAGTCAGGAAAATGGCTTACAGTGGGTGACAGTGGCGTCCAGGGGGTGACAGGGACTTACAGTGGCATACAGGGAATGTGTACAGTGGCTGACAGGGGATTTCAGGTTGTACAGGGCCTGTATACAGTGGCTGACAGGGGGTaaacaggggatgacagggaaAACACAGGTGGTGACAGGGAGAGACAGGGAATTTACATACGGACAGGGTGTACAGAGCCAGTAGTGTTAGagtaaaaattatcatatatcattattatatttaagtTAAAGGCAGACGTGATTGGTAATGTTTTGACCATCTCTCCACCTATGAAGGAAAATATCCAAAAACGATGAAGTtgtcttaaattagataaaatatattaccGGCAACAGGAATGATgataacaacaataaaaaatgttgttgttgtaCGATTAGTCGGAAAGATCACCAAGATGCCAGATATTGCACACAGAATAAGAGCAACCAGGCTTTCAATTTGAAGTGCTACAGCTAGTTTGACAcctaaaattaagaaaacatcGTTAAATGATTAAACAATTATTTGGGAGATTAAACCCTACTAATATCAAAATCAAAGCAGTTTGatgataatattttatttattttttttttaggtacaaatgtttttgattgtttatagcatttgaaaacaattatatctgattcatttattaaaaaacccccaaaa
This genomic window from Crassostrea angulata isolate pt1a10 chromosome 8, ASM2561291v2, whole genome shotgun sequence contains:
- the LOC128161122 gene encoding uncharacterized protein LOC128161122, producing the protein MLNNTGKRLAIVFLVLTFIFWLISMVTPGWLVKPDNGFSIFYFQVCTEDKCENTKYSDIFQKSPGVKLAVALQIESLVALILCAISGILVIFPTNRTTTTFFIVVIIIPVAATLQCVLILSAALINNIFASIVNFPYSILLSGLGTLFSIVAWV